TCCCCCGCACGGTCGGGCCGGAGCGGCGCAGCCGTCGCAGGTGTCGGTAGTGCGCAAAGCGCAGCAGCCTGGTCCAGCTGATGACAGCGGCAGCAGCTCCGCCGGTGCCAACCAGCGGGATCGCCGTGTCCACGGTAGCCGGGTCACCGGTCAGCGGCCTCGCGAGGACGGCGGCAGCCATCCCGCCAAGAACAAACCCGACGAAGGGCGTGACAACGGCTCCCACCACCAGGAGCGCGATCCGAACGATCCGCATGAGAGGCGATCCTAGTTCTCGTCCTCCTCGGCTGGCTCCCGCACAAGGAACACGCCGAGGGTACGACGGACACGGGCCGGATCGTCAAACGGACGCACGGGTTCGCGCGCAGACCCGTTGAAGAATCTAGGAACCAGCGCCGGGCAACCGGCCCGCCCTGCTCTCCGAGGGATGAGTCGCGATGGCTTCGCTCGGCGCCACACGGGGTCCGCGGCCCGCCGCCGTGCGCGGCAATCCAAGAACGTCACGTAAGCGGGTGAACCCCGGACAGAGTCCCCCTGCACTTGCTCGACTCCAAAGGGCGGTTCCTATGCGCGCTCGTCTTGCCGTCTCATCCGTGGCTGTCGCACTGGCCGGGGTGTTCTTCAGTGCACCGGCCGTGTCCGCGGCGACCTTGCCGTCGACCAACACCGCTCACCACTGCATCCAGCACACCACCGGCGTGTGCGGCTGGACACACCACCAAAAGCCCAAGAGCAAGTACGAGACCGCGAAGGGCCAGGACGCCTCACTGTCCTACTCTCGGCACTCGCAGGGCACCTGCTCCCACCACCACGACGTCCGCTACTGGTTCAAGTAGGCGGCCACCGCAACGCAGGTCGCCTCCTCCGCGCCTGGAGAAGGCGACCTGCGCGCTGTGGGCCCGGCCTACGTGCCGACGCGACAGCTGCCGTCCGGTCAGTGACGATCGCCACCGCGGTCAACGCGATCGCCACACCGCCTACCGGCCGCCCCGCCGGGGGTGGTTCCACGCGGGCTCAGATGGCCGAGCCGATCACTCGCCCCACCTCCACTCCGCCGAAGAGCCGCGGCGTCAGAGCCGGTGTACCCGCACACGGCGGAGGCTAGGTATCAAGGCTCTCGTCGCTGTACTGAATCGGATACTCGGTGATGGAGTCCTCGACAGGCGTGCCCCTCGCTGCCGGGAACGCGTCGACGGCCCCGCAGTGAAGACGCCACGATCAGGTGCCGCCCCACACGGCGCAAGCACGGGGGTGGGCGGGGCCGAACACGCCCGCGCACCGGGCTGTTCGGCCATCCACCGGCCTGTTCGCGGCGATTTCCCCCTAGCAGCGGGTGTCTGGCGCCCTACCGGTGAAGGATCCTCTGTCTGTGGAGAGCCGAATGTCCCGCAGCAAGAACGCGCCCGGGCCGAGGGGCAGCAGCGCTCCGGCAGCGACAGTGCCCGGGCCGCCTCTGCTGACAGTGGGGGTGGAGGAGGAGTTCCTCCTCGTCGACCCATACACACGCTCGCTGGTGCCGGTGGCCTCGCCGGTCATCGCGACCGCCCGGGCCAAGCTCGACGACCTGGTCACTCCGGAACTGACCTGCTACCAGGCAGAGACACGCACCGAACCCCACCGGAATCTCGGCGCGCTCGCCGAACAGCTTTATGCCAACCGGCTGTTGTTGTCGCGTGCGGCCGCCGCGCACGGAGCCGGGCTGGTCTCCACCGGTACACCGGTGCTCTCACCCGCGGGTGCACCGCCGGTCATGCCGGGTGAGCGGTACGAGCGCAGTGCGCGGGCGTTCGGGGCCCTGGACGAGGAGCAGGTGTGCTGCGCCTGCCACGTCCATGTCGGCATGGACAGCCATGAGGAGGCTGTCCAGGTCAGCAATCGTCTGCGGCCCTGGATCGCCGTGCTGATCGCGGCGGCAGCGAACTCGCCGCTGTGGGGTGGGCGGGACACCGGCCATGCCAGCTGGCGCACGGTGTGCTGGGCGCGCTGGCCGGCCGCCGGGCCCCCGCCGTACTTCGAGTCCGCCGCACACTACGACGATGTGGTCGCCACGCTCATCGGCACCGGCGTCGTACTCGATGCCGGCGGGATCTACTGGGACATCCGCCCGAGCCACCACCTGCCGACTTTGGAGGTACGCCTCGCGGATGCGGCCCTGACCGTGGATGACACCGTGCTGATCGCCGCTCTGGTACGCGCTGCCGCCGCCACTGCGCTCGTCGAGGCCCGCGCGGGCCGGCCCGCCCCACGGCCCGAGCCTCATCTCCTGCGCGCAGCCTCGTGGCGATCCGCCCACGACGGCCTCACCGGAGCAGCCCTCGACCCAGTCTCGCGCGAACCGGCCCCGTCCTCGCGTCGGATGCACAGCCTCCTAGCCTGGATCCGTCCCGCTCTCGCCTCCCACGGCGACACCAGCCTGGTCGAATCCCTGCTGAAACGCCTCCATCTCCACGGCACCGGAGCAGTCCGCCAACGCGCCGCCGCGCGCCACCGCCAGCGCCCGGCCGACACGGTCGACTACCTCCTCACCCACACCCTCACACCCCCCGGCACCCACCACCGCCAAGTACCTGCCGCCGATGGCTGCCGACCCGGGACCACGGCAGCGCGCTCACGCCGCCGCACACGAGGAGGCCACCCCGCCGACTGATGCCCGGTCATTCCGTCCCCCCCGCGAACCCCATTTCGTCGCAGCTCCAAGAGCATGAAGAGCGCGGCGGGGCCGAGGTCCTGTCGAAGGACTCGCCCGGCCGCCCGAGGCGCGTCCAACTTGCCGCCTGCGGTTCCGAGCCGCTGGCGCTGGGCAAGCACCTGCGGGGGCATTCACGCCACAGGGAGGAGCGCTGGTGCGGCGGGCACGCAGGCTACGGGATACCGGCGACTACCTGTTCTCCTTCATCGACCACGCGCGGCGGCTGGCCGAGCAGGACGGACTGGCGCCGATTCCACTCGGAGTCGGGGACTGTGATCTGCCGACTCCGCCCCACATCGTGGCGGCGCTGCGCGATGCGGCGGGCGATTCTGCGCTCCACCGCTATCCACCGTACGGCGGAACGGGCGAACTGAGGGAGTCGGCAGCCGGGTTCATGCAGCGGCGTTTCGGGGTGCGGGTGGACGCCGGCCGGGAGGTGATAGCGACCATCGGCAGCAAGGAGGCGATGGCACACCTATCGCTCGCGTTCGTCGAGCCGGGCGATGTCGTACTGGTACCAGACCCGGCGTACCCGGTGTACGCGACGTGGGCGCGCTGGTGCGGGGCACAGGTGGTCCGCATCCCGCTGCGGGAGAGTTACGGCTTCCTGCCCGACCCTGATGCCATCCCGCGCGACGTAGCGCGGCGGGCGAAGCTGTTGTGGGTGTGCTACCCGAACAACCCGACCGCCGCCCTGGCCACCGCTGAGTTCTTCGACCGGCTCGCTGAGTTCGCTGTGCGGCACGACATCCTGGTGGCCTCCGACGCCGCGTACAGCGAGATCTACTACGACTGCGACCCTCCCCCTTCGTTTCTCGGCGCCGAGGGCGGCATGGAGTGCGGGATTCGAGTTCCACTCGCTGTCCAAGACGTACAACATGCCGGGCTGGCGGGCCGGATTCGCTGTAGGGAATGCGACGGCTGTCGGCGCGCTGCGCGAGGTGAAGACACACACCGACTCCGGCACGTTCGGCGCGGTCCAGCACGCCGCCGCCGTCGCGCTCGACGACACCACCGGTTACCCGGACCATCTGCGGACCGCCTACCGCAAGCGGATGCGGCTTCTGTGCGACGGACTGGAGGCGGCGGGACTGCACGTGCTGCGGCCGAAGGCCACCTTCTACTGCCTGGTGCGAAATCCGCCGGGACTGACCAGCGAGGGCTTCGCGAAGCGACTGCTGGAGGACGCCCGGGTCCTGGGCATCCCGGCGAGCGGATTCGGCCCCGGAGGCGAAGGCTACGTACGGCTGACCGTATGCACAAACGAGGCACAGTTGACGTCCTCCCCCGGCTAAAGCAGGGGGATTCCTCTTCTCAGAGGTTTCGGCCGGTCGCCCGGCTTACGGGTTCCTGCTTCATAGACCGGGTGGCCCCGAGGTCTCCACAGACTGACACGGGCTGTCCGCCCGCGTTGCGGATGTTGATGGCGGCGTTCGCGTCGGCATGTGCGGTGTGTCCGCAGCCTGCGGCTTTGCATCGGAAGACCGCTTGGCTCTCGCGGTTGCCTTCCGATACGAAGCCGCAGGCGGAGCACCGCTGCGACGTGTACGCCGGGTTGACCTTCACCAGCGTCGTGCCCGTGTACCGGGCCGCGTTGGAGAGGGCGATCTCGAGGCGGTGCCAGCCCTTGTCGAGGATGGCCCGGTTCAGGCCCCGTTTCTGGGCCACGTTGACGCCGGGCGCCTCGATCGTGCCGGAGGCGGAGGCGGACATGTTGCGGGTCTCGAGGTCTTCCAGCACCACCACGGCGTTTTATCGCCTTGATCCGGTGGGCGACCTGGGCACAGAAGTCGGTACGCCGGTCGGTGACCCGCCCCATGGTCCGGTTCATCGCTGCGAGGGTCTTGCGTCGATTGGCGCTGCCCCTCTTCGACCGGGCGAGACGCTGCTGAAGACGCCGGTACCGGACGGTTTCCCCATCGGTGACGAACGGCCGGCCGTGGAAGTCGCCATCCGAGGTGACCGCCGCGACCTTCACGCCCCGGTCGATACCGACGGCCGTGTTCGGCATGGCGTGCTGCTCGGGGGTCGTCTCCTCGGTGGAGACCAGGAAGGACACGAACCAGTGGCCGCCCTTGCGGGAGAGCGTTGCCGACTTCACCTCGCCACCGAGCGGACGCGACCACCGGAAGGTGACCCATCCCAGCTTCGGAAGCTTCGCCCGGCCCCACTTCCGGCCAAGACGCTCCACCGTGATCAGGTTCCCGGCAGGAAAGCGGAACGAGGGAGACCAGCGAGACTTGGACCGCCAGCGGACCTTGAACGTACCGTGATCCCGGCACGCCTTGCCGAGGTCCTTGAGCGTCTGCTGCAAGACGTGCGAGGGCGCGGACTCGAGCCAGGGGTGTTCCTTCTTCGCGTCGGCCAGCTCGGCGGCTTGCGGAACGTAGTTCATCCACGCGCCCCGCCGCCGGTACTGACGGCGCTGGTCCAGCCCGGTGTTCCATACGGGCCGGCAGATGTTCGCGAACTCCTCGCACACCTGCGCCTGCTCAGGCGAAAGCGCAAGACGGTACTTACGACCGGACAGCATGACAACACCCCCTCAAAGAAACGAGGTTGACCGATTCTAACATCATCAATGCAGGTCAGAGCAGTCCCAAGATGGGCGAACCCCCAGCTAAAGCAGGAGGTCCGTGCCCAAGACCAGACGATCAGTGGCACGGACGAGCACGAAAGCTTCCACGGACATAGCGCTCCCTTGCTGTGCACACGGAACAAACGAGGCGGCGTCGCGCCAGTGCCACCAAGGCGTGTCCAAGCACCGCGCCTGGCCCTTCCACCCTCGTGCGCACGGAATCCGCCCGTCAAGGACGGCATCTGCGCCACTCACCCCGGTGGTGGCACTGGCGCGACGCCGCCTCGGGCTCGCCGCGGCCGCGCAGTCGGCGGCGATACGGGTGATCTCTTCGAGCCCGGCGTCCTGGAGCCGGGCCTGATCGTCCAGGCACTGCTGCCGCTGTGCTGTCAGCTCCTTCAGGCGCTTGTGGTCGCCGGAGCGCCGGGCAAGCAGGCGTTGCTGGTTGTACCAGGCCAGTACGGCGCGCACGGGCCGGTGCGCCGCCGCGGACTGGACCGTGATGTCCGCCCCGGCCCGACCGGGGGGCGCAGATCGGTGGCGACGGCGAAGACGATGCGGGGTCGTGCATGGGTGGATCACCTCACCGGATCACATGACCCAGGACGGTCACCTGCTCCGGGATGAACGCGAACGTCCGTGCGACGGGCAGCGATTCAGTCGATATCGACGCGCCAGCCTTCCTTTGCCCCGCGTCCCTTACCGACGCGGGCGGACAGTCCCGGAGCGCGCGTGCCCATCCGCCGCCGGGGCAGTCTTGTTCTGGCTGCCGGTCACGTTGCCGACCTCGACTCCACCACGGGGACGTGGGATGAACAGACCGAACCGGGGTCGCCCCGCGCGGACGTCTGGCTCGGGGCTCAAGACCGTGCCCTGCACGGTGTTGGCAACAACGACATCGCCGTCCTCCCCAAGAACAGCCCAGGCGGGTTCTGGGCCTGCGCCCTCGACCAGGACTACGGCGCGGCCCTCCCCTCCGCGGACATCCGCCCCGGTCGGATCCTGTGCGGGCTCACCGCCGCGAACCGCGTCGCCCAGTTACGGGTGACCTCCGTGCACGACGACGCGGCCAGCATGCCCGACTGGGTCACGCTGGACATCACCGTGTGGGTGCCTGCCCACAAGACCTGACCGCCGGGTGGCCGTAATGGCAGCAGCCATGCTCAGCAACTCCGAACTCGTCTGCCTGGCGGTGGTCCAGGCCTTGCTCGGCGTCGGTGAACTCCAGGAAGCAGCTGGTGGCCGCATCCTCGGTCGGGCGCCGTGTAGACGGGCCGGAGCGCCTTGGCGATCCGGTGTGCCACCCGGCGTTGGTCAGGTCGGAGAACAGAGCGTCCTCGATCTGCCGGGTCAGT
The genomic region above belongs to Streptomyces sp. CG1 and contains:
- a CDS encoding glutamate--cysteine ligase, which encodes MSRSKNAPGPRGSSAPAATVPGPPLLTVGVEEEFLLVDPYTRSLVPVASPVIATARAKLDDLVTPELTCYQAETRTEPHRNLGALAEQLYANRLLLSRAAAAHGAGLVSTGTPVLSPAGAPPVMPGERYERSARAFGALDEEQVCCACHVHVGMDSHEEAVQVSNRLRPWIAVLIAAAANSPLWGGRDTGHASWRTVCWARWPAAGPPPYFESAAHYDDVVATLIGTGVVLDAGGIYWDIRPSHHLPTLEVRLADAALTVDDTVLIAALVRAAAATALVEARAGRPAPRPEPHLLRAASWRSAHDGLTGAALDPVSREPAPSSRRMHSLLAWIRPALASHGDTSLVESLLKRLHLHGTGAVRQRAAARHRQRPADTVDYLLTHTLTPPGTHHRQVPAADGCRPGTTAARSRRRTRGGHPAD
- a CDS encoding pyridoxal phosphate-dependent aminotransferase, with product MSKTYNMPGWRAGFAVGNATAVGALREVKTHTDSGTFGAVQHAAAVALDDTTGYPDHLRTAYRKRMRLLCDGLEAAGLHVLRPKATFYCLVRNPPGLTSEGFAKRLLEDARVLGIPASGFGPGGEGYVRLTVCTNEAQLTSSPG
- a CDS encoding RNA-guided endonuclease InsQ/TnpB family protein; this translates as MVVLEDLETRNMSASASGTIEAPGVNVAQKRGLNRAILDKGWHRLEIALSNAARYTGTTLVKVNPAYTSQRCSACGFVSEGNRESQAVFRCKAAGCGHTAHADANAAINIRNAGGQPVSVCGDLGATRSMKQEPVSRATGRNL